A DNA window from Actinokineospora baliensis contains the following coding sequences:
- a CDS encoding alpha-ketoglutarate-dependent dioxygenase AlkB family protein, protein MMELIPRPPRELAPGAVHLPDWLDLAGQRHLLAACREWSPGMRKQRLPNGGVMSVRMVCLGWNWVPYRYSRVLDDGSAVLPFPGWLGDLGRRAVAAGGFAGDYRPDIALVNFYDSDAKMGLHQDKDERALDPVVSISLGDTGVFRFGNTEHRGRPWTDVQLRSGDLVVFGGESRLAYHGITGVLPGTGDPDLGLAGRLNVTLRVSGMD, encoded by the coding sequence ATCATGGAGCTGATCCCCCGACCGCCGCGGGAGCTCGCACCCGGCGCGGTGCACCTGCCCGACTGGCTGGACCTGGCCGGGCAACGGCACCTGCTGGCCGCCTGTCGCGAGTGGTCACCCGGCATGCGCAAGCAGCGGTTGCCCAACGGTGGGGTCATGTCGGTGCGGATGGTCTGCCTCGGCTGGAACTGGGTGCCCTACCGCTACTCGCGGGTCCTCGACGACGGGTCGGCCGTGCTGCCGTTCCCGGGCTGGCTGGGCGACCTCGGCAGGCGGGCGGTGGCCGCGGGCGGGTTCGCCGGGGACTACCGGCCCGACATCGCCCTGGTGAACTTCTACGACAGCGACGCCAAGATGGGTTTGCACCAGGACAAGGACGAGCGGGCGCTGGACCCGGTCGTCTCGATCAGCCTCGGTGACACCGGGGTGTTCCGGTTCGGCAACACCGAGCACCGCGGCCGCCCCTGGACCGATGTGCAGCTGCGCTCGGGCGACCTGGTCGTCTTCGGCGGCGAGTCGCGGTTGGCCTACCACGGGATCACCGGGGTCCTGCCGGGGACCGGGGATCCCGACCTCGGGTTGGCCGGGCGGCTCAACGTCACCCTGCGGGTGTCCGGGATGGACTAG
- a CDS encoding TetR/AcrR family transcriptional regulator, whose product MDRLNRAQTQERNRERILAAARAEFLDRGYRDAKVDGIAARAGLTRGAVYSNFPGKRALYLEVLAERAESVPEQPLSRPETSLVAAVGAFARTWVSRETDYPLTEIVGDAALPHTQLQRLNALLLGLAMEQVDPPPSPAGAPPARRVRQAGLVLTTLHGARALASAAPGFAEPFDVISACEQLAAMALNDWWAYPHAVAPALPVDRPWVPVEAVDLVSGEPVVIGDGVVAVLGTHRLAAVEEAVRLGERVTLVVVTGQPAELYPLARLVIAEVAVGVRRAFREGVAVRVVCDERIAELVGITAVSDATEVAVRVRGGRVVARADGVGACHAVAGPRSVRV is encoded by the coding sequence ATGGATCGGCTGAACAGGGCGCAGACCCAGGAGCGCAACCGGGAGCGGATCCTGGCCGCGGCGCGGGCGGAGTTCCTCGACCGCGGGTACCGGGACGCCAAAGTGGACGGGATCGCCGCGCGCGCCGGGCTGACCAGGGGCGCGGTCTACTCCAACTTCCCCGGCAAGCGGGCGCTCTACCTCGAGGTGCTCGCCGAGCGGGCCGAGAGCGTGCCCGAGCAGCCGCTGTCGCGCCCGGAGACCTCGCTGGTGGCCGCGGTCGGCGCGTTCGCCAGGACCTGGGTATCGCGGGAGACCGACTACCCGTTGACGGAGATCGTCGGCGACGCGGCGCTGCCCCACACCCAACTGCAGCGGCTCAACGCGCTGCTGCTGGGCCTGGCGATGGAGCAGGTGGATCCGCCGCCGTCACCGGCCGGGGCCCCTCCGGCGCGCCGGGTTCGCCAGGCCGGGCTGGTCTTGACGACCCTGCACGGCGCTCGCGCGCTCGCTTCCGCCGCACCGGGGTTCGCCGAACCGTTCGACGTGATCAGCGCTTGCGAGCAGCTGGCGGCAATGGCGCTCAACGACTGGTGGGCCTACCCGCACGCGGTGGCTCCGGCGCTGCCCGTCGACCGGCCGTGGGTGCCGGTCGAGGCGGTCGACCTGGTCAGCGGTGAGCCCGTGGTGATCGGGGACGGCGTGGTCGCCGTGCTGGGGACGCACCGGCTGGCGGCGGTGGAGGAGGCGGTGCGGCTGGGGGAGCGGGTGACCCTGGTGGTGGTGACCGGTCAGCCCGCCGAGCTGTACCCGTTGGCGCGGTTGGTGATCGCGGAGGTCGCGGTGGGGGTGCGCCGGGCGTTCCGGGAGGGGGTCGCGGTGCGCGTGGTCTGCGACGAGCGGATCGCGGAGCTGGTGGGGATCACGGCGGTCAGCGATGCCACCGAGGTGGCGGTGCGGGTGCGCGGGGGTCGGGTCGTGGCCCGCGCCGACGGTGTCGGTGCCTGCCACGCGGTCGCCGGGCCGCGCTCGGTGCGCGTCTGA
- a CDS encoding cytochrome P450 family protein encodes MRPVPEIPVTDPAVLADPFTAYAQVREVSAVAKLTGAGMPPMFAITRHAEAKAALADPRFVLSEASFLRPPGIPEHCQRYLHTMAEMDGPEHARVRGAAAPAFSARRTAAMRPAVEVVVERLLDTLETETDLLLDFAGPLPMEIICELLGIPESDRPRWREYGAAVSAGYGPGFIAAIPGIMASAEAAVAASRTEPNAGILSQLLDGPLTETELVTLVWHLLLAGQTPTNLIGNGVAALFSHPEQLAALRANPDLAPRAVEELMRWCGPQLLTTPRFATEDVDVDGAEIPRGAAMTVAIASANRDPRAFDDPDRLDITRPLGAPGHLGFSHGAHFCLGAPLARLQTEIAVTGLLRRFPDLAPARPETVRAPDPGTWRLAELPVRLR; translated from the coding sequence GTGCGTCCCGTCCCCGAGATCCCGGTCACCGACCCGGCCGTGCTCGCCGACCCGTTCACCGCATACGCGCAGGTCAGGGAAGTTTCGGCGGTGGCGAAGCTGACCGGGGCCGGCATGCCGCCGATGTTCGCGATCACCCGGCACGCGGAAGCGAAGGCGGCGCTGGCCGACCCCCGCTTCGTGCTGAGCGAGGCCAGCTTCCTGCGGCCACCGGGCATCCCCGAGCACTGCCAGCGCTACCTGCACACGATGGCCGAGATGGACGGGCCCGAGCACGCGCGCGTCCGCGGCGCCGCCGCCCCCGCGTTCTCCGCCCGCCGCACCGCCGCCATGCGCCCGGCCGTCGAGGTCGTCGTCGAGCGCCTGCTCGACACCCTCGAGACCGAGACCGACCTGCTGCTCGACTTCGCGGGCCCACTGCCCATGGAGATCATCTGCGAGCTGCTCGGCATCCCGGAGTCCGACCGGCCACGCTGGCGGGAGTACGGGGCGGCGGTCTCGGCGGGGTACGGGCCGGGCTTCATCGCCGCGATCCCCGGGATCATGGCCAGCGCCGAGGCGGCCGTGGCGGCCAGCAGGACCGAACCGAACGCGGGCATCCTGTCGCAACTGCTGGACGGCCCGCTGACCGAGACCGAACTGGTCACCCTGGTCTGGCACCTACTGCTCGCGGGGCAGACCCCGACCAACCTCATCGGCAACGGGGTCGCCGCTCTTTTCAGCCACCCGGAGCAACTGGCCGCGCTGCGCGCCAACCCCGACCTCGCCCCACGCGCGGTCGAGGAGCTGATGCGCTGGTGCGGGCCTCAACTGCTCACCACCCCGAGGTTCGCCACCGAGGATGTCGACGTCGACGGCGCGGAGATCCCCCGGGGCGCGGCGATGACCGTCGCGATCGCCTCCGCCAACCGCGACCCCCGGGCGTTCGACGACCCCGACCGCCTCGACATCACCCGACCGCTCGGCGCCCCCGGTCACCTCGGCTTCTCCCACGGCGCCCATTTCTGCCTCGGCGCGCCGCTGGCCCGGCTGCAGACCGAGATCGCCGTGACCGGCCTGCTGCGCCGCTTCCCGGACCTGGCGCCCGCGCGACCCGAGACCGTCCGCGCACCGGACCCGGGCACCTGGCGGCTGGCCGAACTCCCGGTCCGGCTGCGCTGA
- a CDS encoding histone-like nucleoid-structuring protein Lsr2 yields the protein MAQKTIVQLYDDLDGSAGEDIRPVEFSLDGANYEIDLNEANATRLREQLAEFVAAARRTGGRVKRHTAPSTKPAGDTRSKEQTKAIRDWARQNGHEISERGRIPSAVVEAFEEAHTVKAKGNGKAKKAAFSG from the coding sequence ATGGCTCAGAAGACCATCGTCCAGCTTTACGACGACCTCGACGGCTCGGCAGGCGAGGACATCCGCCCGGTCGAATTCAGCCTCGACGGCGCGAACTACGAGATCGACCTGAATGAGGCGAACGCGACCCGGCTGCGCGAGCAGCTCGCCGAGTTCGTCGCCGCCGCCCGGCGCACCGGTGGTCGGGTCAAGCGGCACACCGCGCCGTCGACCAAGCCCGCTGGCGACACCCGCTCCAAGGAGCAGACCAAGGCCATCCGGGACTGGGCCAGGCAGAACGGCCACGAGATCTCCGAGCGCGGCCGCATCCCGAGCGCGGTCGTCGAGGCGTTCGAGGAGGCCCACACGGTGAAGGCCAAGGGCAACGGCAAGGCCAAGAAGGCCGCTTTCTCCGGCTGA
- a CDS encoding glycine--tRNA ligase, which produces MQDALLALTRYWTERGAMVVQPFNTEVGAGTLNPATVLRVLGPEPWRVAYVEPSVRPDDARYGENPNRLQTHTQFQVILKPDPGNPQELYLGSLQALGIDVGAHDVRFVEDNWASPALGAWGLGWEVWLDGLEITQFTYFQQAGGQTLDPVSVEITYGVERIMMALQGVAHFKDIAYAPGISYGEAFGQAEYEMSRFYLDDADVETQRRLFEDYAAEARRLLDARLPVPAHIHVLKCSHTFNVLDARGAVSTTERAKAFARMRGLAREVAGLWSERRAELGHPLGTAPVLAPAPVPTEFPSVEGTRTLLFEIGTEELPPHEVTRTVAAVERALTDKLAATRLGHGDIRTYATPRRVIAVVDAVEPVEPDAERTVRGPRASAAFDAEGTPTKAAAGFARGQGVDPAQLRRIEVDGVEYVGITRTDVGRGAVEVLSGVLAEVVAELRADKNMRWNDPKLSFTRPIRWLLALLGDQPVPVSVSALAAGTTTRVHRTAATPVVEVASADGYLALLAEHGIVADQVDRRARVVASAAELAASVGGAVDGASALVDEITNLVEEPNAVLGSFDARYLDLPADILTTVMRKHQRYLPVRDADGNLLPHFVAVANGACDHDTVRAGNEAVLRARYEDASFFWRADLRTPPERMKEGIAKLAFEQKLGSMAQRADRIARIALLLGESAGLSEEDTATLRRAAELAKFDLGSQMVIELTSLAGTMAREYARRAGEPEPVAQALYDMELPRSGGGAVPTTVPGALLALADRFDLLAGLFAVGAKPTGSSDPFGLRRAGAGVVAILRAFPQLRALTVPFGLSTAADQVRSQGIEVDDAVLAEVAEFVKRRYEQVLLDGGTPHEQVAAVLPLADAPAVADTTLAELGGLLADPGFAGLVAALQRVRRIVPADTGPGYDPAALVEPAELELHQAFEKARAGGGAGLAGFTASAAALTDPINAFFDAVLVMAPEPALRAARLGLLAEIRDWAAPVLDWQALGTALEA; this is translated from the coding sequence ATGCAGGACGCGTTGCTGGCGTTGACCAGGTATTGGACCGAGCGCGGCGCCATGGTGGTGCAGCCGTTCAACACCGAGGTCGGCGCTGGCACCCTGAACCCGGCCACGGTGCTGCGGGTGCTCGGCCCGGAGCCGTGGCGGGTGGCCTACGTCGAGCCGAGCGTGCGCCCCGACGACGCCCGCTACGGCGAGAACCCCAACCGGCTGCAGACCCACACCCAGTTCCAGGTGATCCTCAAGCCCGACCCTGGCAACCCGCAGGAGCTCTACCTGGGCAGCCTGCAGGCGCTGGGCATCGACGTCGGCGCGCACGACGTCCGCTTCGTCGAGGACAACTGGGCCTCGCCCGCGCTGGGCGCCTGGGGCCTGGGCTGGGAGGTCTGGCTCGACGGGCTGGAGATCACCCAGTTCACCTACTTCCAGCAGGCGGGCGGCCAGACGCTGGACCCGGTGTCGGTGGAGATCACCTACGGCGTCGAGCGGATCATGATGGCGCTGCAGGGCGTCGCCCACTTCAAGGACATCGCCTACGCCCCCGGCATCTCCTACGGCGAGGCGTTCGGCCAGGCCGAGTACGAGATGAGCCGGTTCTACCTCGACGACGCCGACGTCGAGACCCAGCGCAGGCTGTTCGAGGACTACGCCGCCGAGGCGCGCAGGCTGCTCGACGCCCGGTTGCCGGTGCCCGCGCACATCCACGTGCTCAAGTGCTCGCACACCTTCAACGTGCTCGACGCCCGCGGCGCGGTCAGCACCACCGAGCGGGCCAAGGCGTTCGCCAGGATGCGCGGCCTCGCCCGCGAGGTCGCCGGGCTGTGGTCCGAGCGGCGCGCGGAACTGGGGCACCCGCTGGGTACCGCCCCGGTCCTCGCGCCCGCCCCGGTGCCCACCGAGTTCCCGTCGGTCGAGGGCACCAGGACGCTGCTGTTCGAGATCGGCACTGAGGAACTGCCCCCGCACGAGGTCACCCGCACCGTTGCGGCCGTCGAACGCGCGCTTACCGACAAGCTCGCCGCGACCCGCCTCGGCCACGGTGACATCCGCACCTACGCCACCCCGCGCCGGGTGATCGCCGTGGTCGACGCGGTCGAGCCGGTCGAGCCGGACGCCGAGCGCACCGTGCGCGGACCGCGCGCCTCCGCCGCGTTCGACGCCGAGGGCACCCCGACCAAGGCCGCCGCCGGGTTCGCCCGCGGCCAGGGCGTCGACCCGGCTCAGCTGCGCCGGATCGAGGTCGACGGGGTCGAGTACGTCGGCATCACCCGCACCGACGTCGGCCGCGGCGCGGTCGAGGTGCTCAGCGGTGTGCTCGCCGAGGTGGTCGCGGAACTGCGCGCGGACAAGAACATGCGGTGGAACGACCCCAAGCTCTCCTTCACCCGGCCGATCCGCTGGCTGCTCGCGCTGCTGGGCGACCAGCCGGTGCCGGTCTCGGTGTCCGCGCTCGCCGCGGGCACCACCACGCGCGTGCACCGCACCGCGGCCACGCCGGTCGTCGAGGTCGCGTCGGCGGACGGGTACCTGGCGCTGCTCGCCGAGCACGGCATCGTCGCCGACCAGGTCGACCGGCGGGCCCGCGTGGTCGCCTCGGCCGCCGAGCTCGCCGCGTCCGTCGGCGGTGCCGTCGACGGGGCGTCGGCCCTGGTCGACGAGATCACCAACCTCGTCGAGGAGCCCAACGCGGTGCTCGGTTCGTTCGACGCCCGCTACCTGGACCTGCCCGCCGACATCCTCACCACGGTCATGCGCAAGCACCAGCGCTACCTGCCGGTGCGCGACGCGGACGGGAACCTGTTGCCGCACTTCGTCGCGGTGGCCAACGGCGCGTGCGACCACGACACCGTGCGCGCGGGCAACGAGGCCGTGCTGCGCGCCCGCTACGAGGACGCCAGCTTCTTCTGGCGCGCGGACCTGCGCACCCCGCCGGAGCGGATGAAGGAGGGCATCGCCAAGCTCGCCTTCGAGCAGAAGCTCGGTTCGATGGCCCAGCGCGCCGACCGCATCGCCCGGATCGCCCTGCTGCTGGGCGAATCCGCCGGTTTGTCCGAAGAGGACACCGCGACGCTGCGCCGCGCGGCGGAGTTGGCCAAGTTCGACCTCGGCTCGCAGATGGTGATCGAGCTGACCAGCCTCGCGGGCACCATGGCCCGCGAGTACGCCAGGCGCGCGGGCGAGCCGGAGCCGGTCGCCCAGGCCCTCTACGACATGGAACTGCCCCGTTCCGGCGGCGGCGCGGTGCCGACCACGGTGCCCGGTGCGCTGCTGGCCCTGGCCGACCGGTTCGACCTGCTGGCCGGGCTGTTCGCCGTCGGCGCCAAGCCCACCGGCAGCTCCGACCCGTTCGGCCTGCGCCGCGCGGGCGCGGGCGTGGTGGCTATCCTGCGCGCCTTCCCCCAGTTGCGTGCGTTGACTGTCCCGTTCGGACTGTCCACTGCGGCCGACCAGGTGCGCTCGCAGGGCATCGAGGTCGACGACGCGGTGCTCGCCGAGGTGGCCGAGTTCGTCAAGCGCCGCTACGAGCAGGTGCTGCTCGACGGGGGCACCCCGCACGAGCAGGTGGCCGCGGTGCTGCCGCTGGCCGACGCCCCCGCCGTCGCCGACACGACGCTGGCCGAGCTCGGCGGGCTGCTCGCCGACCCGGGGTTCGCCGGGCTGGTCGCCGCCCTGCAGCGCGTGCGCCGGATCGTGCCCGCCGACACCGGCCCCGGCTACGACCCCGCCGCGCTCGTCGAGCCCGCGGAGTTGGAACTGCACCAGGCGTTCGAAAAGGCCCGCGCGGGCGGCGGTGCCGGCCTGGCCGGGTTCACCGCGTCAGCGGCCGCGCTGACCGACCCGATCAACGCCTTCTTCGACGCCGTGCTGGTGATGGCGCCCGAACCCGCGCTGCGCGCCGCCCGACTCGGCCTCCTCGCCGAGATCCGCGACTGGGCCGCCCCGGTGCTCGACTGGCAGGCGCTGGGCACCGCGCTGGAGGCCTGA
- a CDS encoding acyl-CoA thioesterase, translating to MTPVDSPTRAPLTDAPPLPTGRPMGHSRCELSRVIWPGDENMFGSGKGTLILELADEVGWAAAVRHSDGHAVTASMTDMTFFAPFWAGDIVAAVAQVEGTGRTSMDIGVQVSARRWHGSGEQERIAEAHLVFVAVDADGAPRPVRPVHPETDAEYAMHRAAAIRREYRRALKAALAEVALPTPR from the coding sequence ATGACCCCCGTCGACTCCCCAACACGGGCACCGCTGACCGACGCGCCGCCCCTGCCGACCGGGCGGCCGATGGGCCACTCGCGCTGCGAGCTGTCCCGCGTCATCTGGCCTGGCGACGAGAACATGTTCGGCTCCGGCAAGGGCACGCTGATCCTGGAACTGGCCGACGAGGTCGGGTGGGCGGCCGCGGTGCGCCACAGCGACGGGCACGCGGTCACCGCGTCGATGACCGACATGACCTTCTTCGCCCCGTTCTGGGCAGGCGACATCGTCGCCGCCGTGGCCCAGGTCGAGGGCACCGGCCGCACCTCGATGGACATCGGTGTGCAGGTCAGCGCCCGGCGCTGGCACGGCAGCGGCGAGCAGGAGCGCATCGCCGAGGCGCACCTGGTGTTCGTCGCCGTCGACGCGGACGGCGCGCCGCGCCCGGTCCGCCCGGTGCACCCGGAGACCGACGCCGAGTACGCCATGCACCGGGCCGCGGCCATCCGCCGCGAGTACCGCAGAGCGCTCAAAGCAGCCCTGGCCGAGGTCGCCCTGCCGACACCGCGGTGA